The Tistrella mobilis genome window below encodes:
- a CDS encoding bifunctional acetate--CoA ligase family protein/GNAT family N-acetyltransferase — MTIRNLDAIFDPKAVAVIGASTRPGSVGRMVMRNLLDGGFAGPIMPVNPRYNSVEGVLAYRTIADLPVTPDLALICTPPEQVPEMVRQAGQRGVRAAVLIGAGLGRTYTAGGASLAQAAVEAARPTGLRLVGPNTLGLVVPKVGLNASFAPARVPRGRIAFLTQSGAIGTAVMDHAVAHGIGFSAMISLGDCRDVGFADVIDYLAGDPATRAILLYVEAIDSARRFLSAARAAARNKPVLAIKSGRVPAGARAAFTHSGAATGEDEVYEAALRRAGILRVGEIDELFDAVETLHRLQPPRGDRLAILSNGGGPGVMAVDSLVAAGGSLAELSPETVAKLDGVLPGVWSGGNPVDIGGDSDAGRYAEALDILLEDKGADAVLVLHAPTGVADGADVARVVTKAAERTRRPILTSWLGGQGAAPARRVLNEAGIATYDTPHHAVRGFMHRVGYRRIQDMLMETPSSVPETFTPDVAAARAVIAGARAQGRSRLTEIEAGRILGAYGIATIETRFAADAEAAVAAAAALGFPAVLKVASSGITHKSEVGGVVVDLQNADEVRGAAASLAERLRTRAPGAPLDGFLVQRMIRRPRAHELRIAVIHDPVFGPVISFGQGGTAEELVDDRELALPPLNTVLARELMMRTRVHKLLLGYRDRPAADLDEISGVLIRVAQMVVDLPEMRGLDVNPLIADDMGVLVLDAHVEVFPGSGARGPLAIRPYPLDLVETVTMADGRHAVLRPIRPEDEPGHQDFVRHLTPEDIRYRFFGVVREFSHTEMARFTQIDYDREMAFIARTRFDGGDIPPVKPGVLPDETGAETVGVVRVVFDPDAVDAEFAVVVRSDLKGRGLGIRLMNKVIAYCRARGIHRIVGQVLRDNRPMRKLMVTLGFTVRDSLEDDVVEVVLDLRKTAESPAPPASR, encoded by the coding sequence ATGACCATCCGAAATCTCGACGCGATCTTCGACCCCAAGGCGGTGGCCGTGATCGGCGCCAGCACCCGGCCAGGCAGTGTGGGGCGCATGGTGATGCGCAACCTGCTGGATGGCGGTTTCGCCGGCCCGATCATGCCCGTCAACCCGCGCTACAACTCGGTCGAAGGCGTGCTGGCCTATCGCACCATTGCCGATCTGCCGGTGACGCCCGATCTGGCGCTGATCTGCACCCCGCCCGAACAGGTGCCGGAGATGGTCCGCCAGGCGGGCCAGCGCGGCGTGCGTGCCGCGGTGCTGATCGGGGCCGGACTGGGGCGGACCTATACCGCGGGCGGCGCCTCGCTCGCCCAGGCGGCGGTGGAGGCGGCGCGACCCACGGGGCTGCGCCTGGTCGGCCCCAACACGCTGGGGCTGGTGGTGCCGAAAGTGGGGCTGAACGCCAGCTTCGCGCCCGCCCGGGTGCCGCGCGGGCGCATCGCCTTTCTGACCCAGTCGGGCGCGATCGGCACCGCGGTCATGGACCATGCCGTCGCCCACGGCATCGGCTTTTCGGCCATGATCAGCCTGGGCGACTGCCGCGATGTCGGTTTCGCCGACGTGATCGACTATCTGGCCGGCGACCCCGCCACCCGCGCGATCCTGCTTTATGTCGAAGCGATCGATTCCGCCCGCCGCTTCCTGTCGGCGGCGCGGGCGGCGGCGCGCAACAAGCCGGTGCTGGCGATCAAATCCGGCCGGGTACCGGCAGGCGCCCGCGCGGCCTTTACCCATTCCGGCGCCGCGACCGGCGAGGACGAGGTCTACGAGGCGGCGCTGCGCCGCGCCGGCATTCTGCGCGTGGGCGAGATCGACGAGCTGTTCGACGCGGTCGAGACCCTGCACCGGCTGCAGCCGCCGCGGGGCGACCGGCTGGCCATCCTGTCCAATGGCGGCGGGCCGGGGGTGATGGCGGTCGACAGCCTGGTTGCCGCCGGCGGCAGCCTGGCGGAGCTGTCGCCTGAAACCGTGGCGAAGCTGGACGGCGTGCTGCCGGGGGTGTGGTCGGGCGGCAATCCGGTCGATATCGGCGGCGACTCCGATGCGGGGCGTTATGCCGAGGCGCTGGACATCCTGCTGGAGGACAAAGGGGCCGATGCGGTGCTGGTGCTGCATGCGCCGACCGGCGTTGCCGACGGCGCCGATGTCGCCCGGGTGGTGACCAAGGCGGCGGAGCGTACCCGCCGGCCGATCCTGACCAGCTGGCTGGGCGGGCAGGGCGCGGCCCCGGCCCGCCGGGTGCTGAACGAGGCCGGCATCGCCACCTATGACACCCCCCATCACGCCGTGCGCGGCTTCATGCACCGGGTCGGCTATCGCCGGATCCAGGACATGCTGATGGAGACGCCGTCCTCGGTGCCCGAGACCTTCACGCCGGATGTCGCGGCCGCCCGGGCGGTGATTGCCGGCGCGCGGGCCCAAGGCCGCAGCCGGCTGACCGAGATCGAGGCCGGCCGGATCCTCGGCGCCTATGGCATCGCGACCATCGAGACCCGTTTCGCGGCGGATGCCGAGGCGGCGGTGGCAGCCGCCGCGGCGCTGGGCTTCCCGGCGGTGCTGAAGGTCGCCTCCAGCGGCATCACCCACAAGAGCGAGGTGGGTGGTGTGGTGGTCGACCTGCAGAATGCCGACGAGGTGCGCGGTGCCGCCGCCAGCCTGGCCGAGCGGCTGCGCACCCGCGCGCCCGGCGCGCCGCTGGACGGCTTCCTGGTTCAGCGGATGATCCGCCGGCCCCGGGCGCATGAGCTGCGGATTGCGGTGATCCACGATCCCGTCTTCGGGCCGGTGATCAGCTTCGGCCAGGGCGGTACCGCCGAAGAACTGGTCGACGACCGGGAACTGGCCCTGCCGCCGCTCAATACCGTGCTGGCGCGCGAGCTGATGATGCGCACCCGGGTGCACAAACTGCTGCTGGGTTATCGCGACCGGCCGGCAGCGGATCTGGACGAGATTTCCGGCGTTCTGATCCGCGTGGCGCAGATGGTGGTCGACCTGCCCGAGATGCGCGGCCTGGACGTCAACCCGCTGATCGCCGACGACATGGGCGTGCTGGTGCTGGATGCCCATGTCGAGGTCTTCCCCGGCAGCGGTGCCCGTGGACCGCTGGCCATCCGACCCTATCCGCTGGACCTGGTGGAGACGGTGACGATGGCCGACGGCCGCCATGCGGTGCTGCGCCCGATCCGCCCCGAAGACGAGCCCGGCCACCAGGATTTCGTCCGGCATCTGACGCCCGAGGACATCCGCTACCGCTTCTTCGGCGTGGTGCGTGAATTCAGCCACACCGAAATGGCCCGTTTCACCCAGATCGATTACGACCGCGAGATGGCCTTCATCGCCCGCACCCGCTTCGACGGCGGCGACATCCCGCCGGTGAAGCCCGGCGTGTTGCCCGATGAGACCGGCGCCGAGACCGTGGGCGTGGTGCGGGTGGTGTTCGATCCGGATGCGGTGGATGCCGAATTCGCGGTGGTGGTGCGGTCCGACCTGAAGGGCCGCGGCCTCGGCATCCGGCTGATGAACAAGGTGATCGCCTATTGCCGGGCCCGCGGCATCCACCGGATCGTGGGGCAGGTGCTGCGCGACAACCGGCCGATGCGCAAGCTGATGGTGACGCTGGGCTTCACCGTGCGCGATTCGCTGGAAGACGACGTGGTCGAAGTGGTGCTGGACCTGCGCAAGACCGCAGAGAGCCCCGCGCCGCCGGCATCGCGCTGA
- a CDS encoding TIGR01459 family HAD-type hydrolase yields MSMTVYDGVAAIAPAHDGFILDLWGVIHDGRQLYPGAVDCLTRLRETGRRIVFLTNAPRRASRVIEQLDRFGVDRGLYDGVVSSGETARDAAASMLAAGEIGRRVLHLGPPRDAGLLDGLPFADVHDAATADLVLNTGFDDEDPRLEPLMPALEAAAARGLPMICANPDMVIVRIDGSRFPCAGVMAEAYEKLGGRVISFGKPYASVYERCLEILDLPRERVAAVGDGPHTDIQGATGFGIPGYFIAGGIMAEKLGLAHGDLPDAGRAEQVCAEEGFMPTAMLPAFVWTR; encoded by the coding sequence ATGTCCATGACCGTATATGATGGCGTCGCCGCCATCGCGCCCGCCCATGACGGTTTCATCCTCGACCTCTGGGGCGTGATCCATGACGGCCGCCAGCTCTATCCCGGCGCCGTCGACTGCCTCACCCGGCTGCGCGAGACCGGCCGGCGGATCGTGTTCCTGACCAACGCTCCGCGTCGGGCTTCGCGGGTGATCGAGCAGCTGGACCGTTTCGGCGTCGATCGCGGCCTCTATGACGGCGTGGTGTCGTCGGGCGAGACCGCGCGCGATGCCGCAGCCTCCATGCTGGCGGCGGGGGAGATCGGCCGGCGGGTGCTGCATCTGGGCCCGCCGCGCGATGCCGGCCTGCTCGACGGCCTGCCCTTCGCCGATGTTCACGATGCGGCCACGGCCGATCTGGTGCTCAACACCGGCTTCGACGACGAGGATCCGCGGCTGGAACCGCTGATGCCGGCGCTGGAAGCCGCCGCAGCCCGCGGTCTGCCGATGATCTGCGCCAATCCCGATATGGTGATCGTGCGCATCGACGGCTCGCGCTTTCCCTGTGCGGGCGTGATGGCCGAGGCCTATGAGAAGCTCGGCGGCCGGGTGATCTCTTTCGGCAAACCCTACGCCTCGGTCTATGAGCGCTGCCTGGAGATCCTCGACCTGCCGCGGGAGCGGGTGGCGGCTGTGGGTGATGGCCCGCATACCGATATTCAGGGGGCAACCGGTTTCGGCATTCCGGGCTATTTTATCGCCGGCGGCATCATGGCGGAAAAGCTGGGCCTGGCCCATGGCGACCTGCCCGACGCCGGACGGGCGGAACAGGTCTGTGCCGAAGAGGGCTTCATGCCCACCGCGATGCTGCCGGCCTTCGTCTGGACGCGCTGA
- a CDS encoding EAL domain-containing protein: MLGRSSAGRREPRIAPEDLVEDDVLGDVDAVDVTGRPVPPPVEPFALDRRDRLYMAGYAAVGLLPAALIPAEGVLFRLIVWAAAAGGLALAHLVVALLSRLAVEKRERMQLAIDLRALSDRVARIESGGQSGDLVDELRSLQRLLPELARNRREPATGPARATATARASAQAGPADTRPVPPLPPLDPEAVLDAAVGAGAIDVMVTSIVRLPSRRPALIEARAVVHGPDGRVIGLDVVEDRARVPGLAQRLDNHLLLRALRVGRRPRAGEPNLPVVAYVTGHGLADPLVHEDLADYLAEDAGVPSSVIVAAPATTWMALSDPQINALQRLTRLGCRFLADGVDPKRMSTETLARGRLLAYVKIPAAVALAGARTPDGAAAFRDLLRELRARSIRVVVDHIDDEQRLIDLLDLGIEYGAGYLFGEPRRLG; encoded by the coding sequence ATGTTGGGGAGATCGTCGGCCGGGCGGCGTGAACCGCGGATCGCCCCCGAAGACCTGGTCGAGGACGACGTCCTGGGGGATGTCGACGCCGTCGACGTGACCGGCCGGCCGGTACCGCCGCCGGTAGAACCCTTCGCCCTCGACCGGCGCGACCGGCTGTACATGGCGGGTTATGCTGCCGTCGGCCTGCTGCCGGCTGCCCTTATCCCCGCCGAAGGTGTGCTGTTCCGGCTGATCGTCTGGGCTGCGGCTGCGGGCGGTCTGGCACTTGCCCATCTGGTCGTCGCCCTGCTTTCCCGGCTGGCGGTCGAAAAGCGGGAGCGGATGCAGCTGGCCATCGACCTGCGCGCGCTGTCGGACCGGGTCGCCCGGATCGAGAGCGGCGGACAGTCCGGCGATCTGGTCGACGAGCTGCGCAGCCTGCAACGCCTGCTGCCTGAACTGGCCCGCAACCGGCGCGAACCGGCAACCGGGCCTGCCCGTGCCACCGCGACGGCCCGGGCCTCGGCCCAGGCAGGCCCCGCCGACACACGCCCTGTGCCACCATTGCCGCCGCTGGATCCCGAAGCGGTGCTGGATGCCGCGGTCGGCGCCGGGGCGATCGATGTGATGGTGACTTCCATCGTCCGCCTGCCCAGCCGGCGCCCGGCGCTGATCGAGGCCCGTGCCGTGGTTCATGGCCCCGACGGGCGGGTGATCGGCCTGGATGTGGTGGAGGATCGTGCCAGGGTGCCGGGGCTGGCCCAGCGGCTCGACAACCACTTGTTGCTGCGTGCCCTGCGTGTCGGCCGCCGACCCAGGGCGGGGGAGCCGAACCTGCCCGTGGTGGCCTATGTCACCGGCCACGGCCTGGCCGACCCGCTGGTGCACGAGGATCTGGCCGATTATCTGGCCGAAGATGCGGGCGTACCATCCTCGGTGATCGTCGCAGCCCCAGCCACCACCTGGATGGCGTTGAGCGATCCGCAGATCAATGCCCTGCAGCGGCTGACACGGCTGGGGTGCCGCTTCCTTGCCGACGGGGTCGATCCCAAGCGGATGAGTACGGAGACCCTGGCCCGCGGCCGGCTGCTCGCCTATGTGAAGATTCCGGCCGCCGTGGCGCTGGCCGGTGCCCGTACGCCCGATGGGGCTGCCGCCTTCCGCGACCTGCTGCGCGAACTGCGTGCCCGCAGCATCCGTGTCGTGGTCGACCATATCGACGACGAGCAGCGGCTGATCGACCTCTTGGACCTTGGCATCGAATACGGTGCGGGCTATCTGTTCGGCGAACCGCGGCGCCTCGGCTGA
- a CDS encoding quinone-dependent dihydroorotate dehydrogenase: MSDAWGRLAPLVYRLDPERAHGLSLFGLTSGLARLAVPPHPARPVPALRRRLWGLDFAHPLGLAAGYDKNAVAVDPLFGYGFAFIEIGGVTPRPQPGNDRPRLFRLTEDRAVINRMGFNNDGLDVVAGRLAARAARRRSTGPVFANLGKNKTSEDALADYTAGLAKLGPLVDAVVVNVSSPNTPGLRDLQGRAHLSGLLSGLKAARDQGIAGTARPPILVKIAPDLDEIGLADTVDAARDAGIDGMVVANTTIARPDTLQSPHRSQTGGLSGRPLKARALALTRDVFRALDGTMPIIGVGGIETADDAWDRLAAGAGLLQLYSALVYEGPGLVGRIVEGLNRRVAAEGVRDVGEIVGRAA, encoded by the coding sequence ATGAGCGACGCCTGGGGGCGGCTCGCGCCGCTCGTCTACCGCCTGGATCCGGAACGTGCCCACGGCCTGTCGCTGTTCGGCCTGACCAGCGGCCTTGCCCGACTGGCGGTGCCGCCGCATCCCGCCCGGCCGGTGCCGGCGCTCCGCCGCCGGCTCTGGGGGCTGGATTTCGCGCATCCGCTGGGTCTGGCGGCCGGCTACGACAAGAACGCGGTCGCCGTCGACCCGCTGTTCGGCTATGGCTTCGCCTTCATCGAGATTGGCGGCGTGACCCCCAGGCCCCAGCCCGGCAACGACCGGCCGCGGCTATTCCGGCTGACCGAGGACCGGGCGGTGATCAACCGCATGGGCTTCAACAATGACGGGCTGGATGTGGTGGCCGGCAGGCTGGCCGCCCGTGCCGCCCGGCGGCGGTCGACGGGCCCTGTCTTTGCCAATCTGGGCAAGAACAAGACCAGCGAGGATGCCCTCGCCGACTATACCGCCGGCCTTGCGAAGCTGGGGCCGCTGGTCGATGCGGTGGTGGTCAACGTCTCGTCGCCCAACACGCCGGGGCTGCGCGACCTGCAGGGGCGGGCGCATCTCTCAGGCTTGCTCAGCGGGCTGAAGGCGGCGCGCGACCAGGGGATCGCCGGCACGGCGCGGCCGCCGATCCTGGTCAAGATCGCACCGGATCTGGACGAGATCGGCCTGGCCGACACGGTGGATGCCGCCCGCGATGCCGGGATCGACGGCATGGTGGTCGCCAACACCACCATCGCCCGGCCGGACACGCTGCAAAGCCCCCATCGCAGCCAGACCGGCGGTCTGTCGGGGCGGCCGCTGAAGGCCCGGGCCCTGGCGCTGACCCGCGACGTGTTCCGGGCGCTGGATGGCACCATGCCGATCATCGGCGTCGGCGGGATCGAGACCGCCGACGATGCCTGGGACCGGCTTGCGGCCGGCGCCGGCCTGCTCCAGCTCTATTCGGCGCTGGTCTATGAGGGGCCGGGGCTGGTCGGGCGGATCGTCGAAGGCCTGAACCGGCGGGTTGCCGCCGAGGGGGTGAGGGATGTTGGGGAGATCGTCGGCCGGGCGGCGTGA
- a CDS encoding DUF952 domain-containing protein: MTDITDRPAQAGEDRGWIFHFAEAARWAAATPGAYRGGRLCETDGFIHCSTADQLAETARLHLKGRDDLMLVTIDVRRLGALLRWEPSRGGQLFPHIYGPLPSVAVVRTDPLPLGPDGLHVFPAHAAVSGAGA; this comes from the coding sequence ATGACCGACATCACCGACCGACCCGCCCAGGCGGGCGAGGACAGGGGCTGGATCTTCCATTTCGCCGAGGCGGCACGCTGGGCGGCGGCCACCCCGGGCGCCTATCGCGGCGGCCGGCTGTGCGAGACCGACGGCTTCATCCACTGTTCCACCGCCGATCAGCTGGCCGAAACCGCCCGTCTGCATCTGAAAGGCCGTGACGATCTGATGCTGGTGACGATCGACGTCCGCCGGCTGGGCGCGCTGCTGCGCTGGGAACCGTCACGCGGGGGGCAGCTGTTCCCGCATATCTACGGGCCGCTGCCGTCGGTCGCCGTGGTGCGCACCGATCCGCTGCCGCTGGGGCCCGACGGGCTGCATGTTTTCCCCGCCCATGCCGCGGTCTCCGGAGCGGGCGCATGA